The genome window AAGCAATGATACGAAGATCACATGGTCAAATTTACAGTTGATTGATACCAATCATCAAAACAAAGGCCAAAAAATACAGGTCCACAATTAGAGCACGGTCAAACAACGAAATGAATATCTACACAATGCCAAGCATCAACAAATACAAAAGGAAATGTGCAAGTTAAAGCAAAGAAAACGAACACCAGCGAGATGTATCCAAAGTTGATGCTAAAGCGAAACAATTAAACGAAGGCCAAAATGTCGGACCTGAAGTCGCTGCAAGACCAAGAAACGAAATAAGGGTTCATGCAACGGTCAGTGCAAGACCATGCAACGAAAGGCCAAATGTTTACGGCTTGTGGAACAGGTTCATAGTCAGTGCAAGACCATGCAACGAAAGGCCAAATGTTTACGGCTTGTGGAACAGGTTCATAGTTAGTGGAAGACCATGCAACGAAAGGCCAAATGTTTACGGCTTGTGGAACAGGTTCATAGTCAGTGCAAGACCATGCAACGAAGCCAAATACGGTGACAGTTCAAGCACAAGGCAACGAAAGGCCAAATGTTTACGGCTTGTGGAACAGGTTCATAGTCAGTGCAAGACCAAAGTTTGCTTGTGAACGAAAGACCATGCACGAAAGTAGGCCAAATGTTTACGGCTTGTGGAACAGGTTCATAGTCAGTGCAAGACCATGCAACGAAAGGCCAAATGTTTACGGCTTGTGGAACAGGTTCATAGTCAGTGCAAGACCATGCAACGAAAGGTATGCCAAATGTTTACGGCTTGTGGAACAGGTTCATAGTCAGTGCAAGACCATGCAACGAAAGGCCAAATGTTTACGGCTTGTGGAACAGGTTCATAGTCAGTGCAAGACCATGCAACGAAAGGTATGCCAAATGTTTACGGCTTGTGGAACAGGTTCATAGTCAGTGCAAGACCATGCAACGAAAGGCCAAATGTTTACGGCTTGTGGAACAGGTTCATAGTCAGTGCAAGACCATGCAACGAAAGGTATGCCAAATGTTTACGGCTTGTGGAACAGGTTCATAGTCAGTGCAAGACCATGCAACGAAAGGCCAAATGTTTACGGCTTGTGGAACAGGTTCATAGTCAGTGCAAGACCATGCAACGAAAGGTAGGCCAAATGTTTACGGCTTGTGGAACAGGTTCATAGTCAGTGCAAGACCATGCAACGAAAGGTAGGCCAAATGTTTACGGCTTGTGGAACAGGTTCATAGTCAGTGCAAGACCATGCAACGAAAGGTATGCCAAATGTTTACGGCTTGTGGAACAGGTTCATAGTCAGTGCAAGACCATGCAACGAAAGGCCAAATGTTTACGGCTTGTGGAACAGGTTCATAGTCAGTGCAAGACCATGCAACGAAAGGCCAAATGTTTACGGCTTGTGGAACAGGTTCATAGTTAGTGGAAGACCATGCAGCGAAAGGTAGGCCAAATGTTTACGGCTTGTTTGAGGCCAATCAAGAAAACGATGGGTAGTGGACCAGGTTCATAGTTAGTGCAAGACCATGCAACGAAAGGCCAAATGTTTACGGCTTGTGGAACAGGTTCATAGTCAGTGCAAGACCATGCAACGAAAGGCCAAATGTTTACGGCTTGTGGAACAGGTTCATAGTCAGTGCAAGACCATGCAACGAAAGGCCAAATGTTTACGGCTTGTGGAACAGGTTCATAGTCAGTGCAAGACCATGCAACGAAAGGTATGCCAAATGTTTACGGCTTGTTTGAGGCCAATCAAGAAAACGATGGGTAGTGGACCAGGTTCATAGTTACTGGAAGGACATGCAATGAAAATCACGAAACAGTCAGTAGTATAATTCAGTCTTAAGTTTAGACAAACACAGATcatgttacaaaaagttacttgacatttctgattggctaagaaAAAGCATGCGTCTAAGACAGTTTCAAGATCCTGGTCTGGGGCCCTCAGGGACGGGTTCGCAGCTTGTGCCAACCCAAACATCAAAACGAACGCCAGACGGAATGGTCCACATTTTGTTAATGGGTCGACGACTGCCAAAAGAAGCTCATACTTTTACGTTGCCAACAGTTGCGTCAAGACAAAAACAGACATCGTCATCTTTGTAAAAATGGCAAAGTCAGCTAAAGTGACGACCTAAAAGAAGTGTGACCGATAAAAAGCAGCTTAAAAACCGATTGCGTGACAATAAAGATGCTGATTCTGACAAAGTCTGAACGACCATAGAAATGATGAGCGACTGTTTCCTATCGCTAATTCCTCTCTATTGTATTGGGTGTTCTTATATATCTATAGACAAAGCATTTGACCTTGACGTGACGTCTGATCTACGAGCAGTCACGTACTGATTTCCGCCCCCGACAGATACAGGCTGAAGAGCCTGACCGTTTGTAAAGATGTGATCACACACGCGATTGGTCTGGCCGTATACAGAGAGCACGCGCGAATGACCATTGATGATCATGCATATGGTCGATTTAAAGTCGACTGTGTGTGACAAGTGGTCCATGCATACAGCACTTTGTTAGCACGATATGTGGACACTATATATCCAGCCAGCGCTGTATGTCATATACGAGACGCCTCTGTATGTCAAGTATCTGTACTAAGTGGTTTGAATGTCATTTAGTAAGTCCTTTACCATGCGCCTTTGTATGTCATAAACGAGACGGCATGTATGTCATGTACCGGTAGTAAGAGTTTAGGTTATATGGATTATTGTGCATAAAAACATTACTGTCTATTTCTGAATATTATATTCTAGACggcattttaataaataattccAAACGGCTCTTTATGTCATATATCAGACGGATCTTTATGTCATATACCAGACGGCTCTTCATGTCATATACCAGACGGCTCTTCATGTCATATACCAGACGGCTGTTTATGTCATATACCAGACGGCTGTTTATGTCATATACCAGACGGCTCTTCATGTCATATACCAGACGGTTCTTCATGTCATATATCAGACGGCTCTTCGTGTCATATACCAGACGGTTCTTCATGTCATATACCCGACGGCTCTTCATGTCATATACCCGACGGCTCTTCATTCATTTATGTCATATACCAGACGGCTCTTCATGTCATATATCAGACGGCTCTTCATGTCATATACCAGACGGCTCTTCATGTCATATACCAGACGGCTCTTCATGTCATATATCAGACGGCTCTTCATGTCATATATCAGACGGCTCTTTATGTCATATACCAGACGGTTCTTCATGTCATATACCAGACGGTTCTTCATGTCATATACCAGACGGCTCTTCATGTCATATACAGACGGTCTTCATGTCATATAGACGGTTCTTCATGTCATATACCCGACGGTTCTTCATGTCATATACCCAGACGGCTCTTCATGTCATATACCAGACGGCTCTTCATGTCATATATCAGACGGCTCTTCATGTCATATACCAGACGGCTCTTCATGTCATATACCAGACGGCACTTTATGTCATATACCAGACGGATCTTTATATCATATACCCGACGGTTCTTCATGTCATATATCAGACGGCTCTTCATGTCATATACCAGACGGCTCTTCATGTCATACGTCTCATGTCATATACCCGACGGTTCTTCATGTCATATACCCGACGGTTCTTCATGTCATATACCCGACGGCTCTTCGTGTCATATACCCGACGGTTCTTCATGTCATATACCCGACGGTTCTTTATGTCATATACCAGACGGCTCTTTATGTCATATACCAGACGGCTCTTCATGTCATATATCAGACGGCTCTTCATGTCATATACCAGACGGCTCTTCATGTCATATACCAGACGGCTCTTCATGTCATATACCAGACGGCTCTTCATGTCATATACCAGACGGCTCTTTATGTCATATACCAGACGGCTCTTCATGTCATATACCAGACGGCTCTTCATGTCATATACCAGACGGCTCTTCATGTCATATACCCGACGGCTCTTCATGTCATATACCCGACGGCTCTTCATGTCATATACCAGACGGTTCTTCATGTCATATACCAGACGGCTCTTCATGTCATATACCAGACGGCTCTTTATGTCATATACCAGACGGCTCTTCATGTCATATACCAGACGGATCTTTATGTCATATACCCGACGGTTCTTCATGTCATATACCAGACGGCTCTTCATGTCATATACCCGACGGTTCTTCATGTCATATATCAGACGGCTCTTCGTGTCATATACCAGACGGCTCTTCATGTCATATACCAGACGGCTCTTCGTGTCATATACCCGACGGTTCTTCATGTCATATACCAGACGGCTCTTCGTGTCATATACCCGACGGTTCTTCATGTCATATACCAGACGGCTCTTCGTGTCATATACCCGACGGTTCTTCATGTCATATACCAGACGGCTCTTCATGTCATATACCCGACGGTTCTTCATGTCATATATCAGACGGCACTTTATGTCATATATCAGACGGCACTTTATGTCATATACGAGCCGTCTCTTACTGTCATATTCTAGATGATTCTTTATGTCATATAAAACGTATCTTTATGTCTTATACTAGATGGCTATTCATGTCATACACCAGATGGATCTTTATATCATATACCAGACAGCACTTTATGTCATATACCAGACCTCTGTTTATGACATATACTAGGCGGCTCTTTATGTCATAAAATAGACGATTCTTTATGTCATAAACCTGACGACTCTTTATATCATATACCAGTCGGCtcttaatatcaaataaaacacgGCTCTTCATGTCATATACCAGACGGCTCTTTATGTCATATATAAGACGACACTTTATGTCATATACCAGCTGTCTCTTACTGTCATATACTAGACGGTTCTTCATGTCATATACCAGACGGATCTTTATATCATATACCAGACAGCACTTTATGTCATATACTAGGCGGCTCTTTATATGTCATAAAATAGACGATTCTTTATGTCATAAACCTGACGACTCTTTATATCATATACCAGTCGGCTCttaatatcatataaaacaCGGCTCTTCATGTCATATACCAGACGGCTCTTTATGTCATATATAAGACGACACTTTATGTCATATACCAGCTGTCTCTTACTGT of Argopecten irradians isolate NY chromosome 7, Ai_NY, whole genome shotgun sequence contains these proteins:
- the LOC138327037 gene encoding uncharacterized protein; translation: MKNRRVYDMKSRLVYDMKNRRVYDTKSRLVYDMKNRRVYDTKSRLVYDMKNRRVYDTKSRLVYDMKSRLVYDTKSRLIYDMKNRRVYDMKSRLVYDMKNRRVYDIKIRLVYDMKSRLVYDIKSRLVYDMKSRLVYDMKNRLVYDMKSRRVYDMKSRRVYDMKSRLVYDMKSRLVYDMKSRLVYDIKSRLVYDMKSRLVYDMKSRLVYDMKSRLVYDMKSRLIYDMKSRLVYDIKSRLVYDIKNRRVYDMKNRRVYDTKSRRVYDMKNRRVYDMKNRRVYDMRRMT